In a single window of the Montipora capricornis isolate CH-2021 chromosome 11, ASM3666992v2, whole genome shotgun sequence genome:
- the LOC138024139 gene encoding voltage-gated potassium channel KCNC1-like — protein sequence MKTRTRLEIIPRTVDTNQRRIILNVGGRKHETYLSTVRNYPDTRLYWVVENVTKAIDYDSERIELFFDRHPGIFEQVLNYYRTGKLHCPRDVCGPLFEEELTYWGIDEKEMEHCCWTSYCQHRDAEQNLKGFNVHEGDQDRDTDLQSDTSEDHPPAARDCGRFTWWTKYHPKIWPILDDPHSSRAAKVFSIVSVALIMLSVGAFCAMTLPQFSPKGGQSQFAFKAIDYFCGIWFTVELLLRILFCPRRRVFFRQLTNWIDILSVLPFYLQPFVPNGLAHALIMIRLLRLFRFFRLLYGLQILLHTLKASSYELGLLLLILLIPVILFSSIIYYIENKLKMQHEQTKFRSIPESFWWSLITMTTVGYGDMVPATWAGKIIGGACSICGLLVVALPISIIGSNFNLYYAHAQARLKLPKKRNRLLLSSITSDFSDRRSGSGTRRKGLRMRSNASCDNENQVMGNKNGSKQLKSFPSKNSNDGSRSSRTYSIHSSKSDHSLGNNDVRLSPTANRGNRERKYSRNERVTPKLSDLPEKDETEENETSGNHLENLKPDLGVTNYSPADRLPLWLAKNRRVPRVRSSSVPSNAQRPPRNGPPPRKSKSQISRVCRRCSLPIEISSDYEGEKSKSSSTEVCCCSEKRDSPSSTYTIFIPGVDEGVQVSMESIPSWSRALPFDHGSPIQLDFVPSLKSTFSDEDSDSDDLRDQDEQDTVKGELRSDHQIDSRKDIPMLIIDMQTQRESTSDKETLI from the exons ATGAAAACACGGACAAGGCTCGAGATAATACCGCGAACGGTTGATACAAATCAACGACGGATTATCCTCAATGTCGGAGGCCGCAAGCATGAGACATACCTTAGTACCGTGAGGAATTACCCCGACACGCGACTCTATTGGGTTGTGGAGAACGTCACGAAAGCTATCGACTATGATTCGGAAAGAATCGAGCTGTTCTTCGACCGCCATCCTGGCATATTTGAGCAGGTTTTAAATTATTATCGAACTGGGAAATTGCACTGCCCTCGTGATGTATGCGGGCCGCTATTTGAGGAAGAGTTGACCTATTGGGGTATTGACGAAAAGGAAATGGAGCATTGCTGTTGGACTTCGTACTGTCAGCATCGAGACGCTGAGCAGAATTTAAAGGGCTTTAATGTGCATGAAGGGGATCAAGATAGAGATACTGACCTACAAAGTGACACGTCAGAGGACCATCCACCGGCAGCACGCGATTGTGGTCGCTTTACGTGGTGGACAAAATATCACCCGAAGATATGGCCGATATTGGACGATCCTCATTCTTCTAGAGCAGCTAAG GTGTTTTCGATTGTATCTGTGGCACTGATCATGCTGTCCGTGGGCGCATTTTGTGCAATGACTCTTCCCCAGTTCTCCCCAAAGGGAGGTCAAAGCCAGTTTGCGTTCAAAGCCATCGATTACTTTTGCGGTATTTGGTTTACCGTTGAACTACTGCTAAGAATACTATTCTGTCCGAGAAGACGAGTCTTTTTCCGACAGCTGACGAATTGGATCGATATTCTCTCggttctgccattttatcttcAGCCTTTCGTTCCCAATGGTTTGGCTCACGCCCTTATCATGATTCGTCTTCTTCGGCTCTTCCGTTTCTTTCGCCTGCTCTACGGTCTACAAATTTTGTTACACACACTAAAAGCAAGTTCATACGAACTAGGTCTATTGTTGCTTATTCTTCTAATTCCCGTCATCTTATTTTCCTCGATAATATATTACattgaaaataaattgaaaatgcAACACGAGCAAACAAAGTTTCGTTCGATCCCAGAATCATTTTGGTGGTCTCTCATCACTATGACGACAGTAGGTTACGGAGACATGGTACCGGCGACGTGGGCAGGCAAAATAATCGGCGGCGCATGCTCAATTTGCGGTCTTCTCGTGGTAGCTCTACCGATTTCTATAATTGGAAGTAACTTCAATCTATACTATGCTCATGCACAAGCCAGGCTAAAACTTCCAAAAAAACGGAACCGTCTGTTGCTGAGCTCCATAACTTCGGATTTTTCTGACCGCCGTTCTGGTTCCGGTACCAGACGCAAAGGattacgcatgcgcagtaaTGCTTCCTGTGATAACGAGAACCAAGTAATGGGAAACAAGAATGGCTCAAAACAACTGAAGAGTTTCCCAAGCAAAAATTCCAACGACGGGAGCCGGAGCTCCAGAACATATAGTATCCATTCCAGCAAATCTGATCATTCTCTTGGAAATAATGATGTCAGGCTATCACCAACGGCCAACAGGGGGAACAGAGAACGAAAGTATAGTCGCAATGAACGAGTTACTCCGAAACTAAGCGACTTGCCCGAAAAGGACGAGACCGAAGAGAACGAAACTTCAGGAAATCATTTGGAAAATTTGAAACCAGATTTAGGAGTGACTAACTACTCTCCCGCGGACAGACTTCCGCTTTGGCTCGCGAAAAACCGTCGCGTTCCGCGCGTGCGTTCTTCTAGTGTGCCTTCAAACGCGCAAAGGCCTCCTCGCAATGGCCCACCACCACGAAAAAGCAAATCGCAGATATCGCGTGTATGTCGCCGCTGTTCATTACCAATAGAAATTTCAAGTGACTATGAAGGTGAAAAGTCGAAAAGTTCATCTACGGAAGTATGCTGTTGTTCAGAAAAAAGGGATTCTCCTAGCTCAACGTACACTATATTTATCCCCGGAGTCGATGAAGGAGTGCAAGTCAGCATGGAAAGCATACCTTCATGGAGTAGAGCTCTTCCCTTCGACCACGGATCGCCAATTCAACTTGATTTTGTTCCTTCCTTGAAAAGTACGTTTTCTGATGAAGACAGCGATTCAGATGACCTACGAGATCAAGATGAACAAGACACAGTTAAGGGCGAGCTAAGAAGCGACCATCAGATTGACTCGAGAAAAGATATTCCAATGTTAATTATTGACATGCAAACCCAAAGGGAAAGCACGAGTGACAAGGAAACCTTGATTTGA